One region of Bradyrhizobium betae genomic DNA includes:
- a CDS encoding ATP-dependent nuclease, translating to MRLESVTLSGFRCFGPDPITVPIASEITAVVGPNAAGKTALLHALSKLFGVSRAQRTVQRSDFHVGADEDIDDREPKDLFIDVLIGLPELADGTATPETIAPSFRHMQLERADKAPVCRLRLEARWEDDGTVEGEVSQELFWVDTLDDNPPDDKRHPVSAADRGLIQLYYTPASRDAAAQIRATTGALAARLLRAIEWSSDTEDAVKGASEDLATAFEGEAAIAAIAKALQTRWSDLHDDVVDTKPRLSLVSRRFEEIVSKIAVIFDQGPDGQERGLDALSDGQQSLFYFALAAAVFDLERQVVAGKVEGFLDDQLRIPALTLFALEEPENHLSPYFLARIIRQVRSLTDGGGAQAIVTSHSPAVLSRVNPREVRYCRSDPKTRVSSVKKIKMPTGIDEAAKFVRGAMLAYPELYFARFVLLVEGDSERIVLPRLAEALDLLIDPAFVAIVPLGGRHVQHFWRLLTHLGIPHATLLDLDLGRSGGGFGRVKTAIEKLIEFGVPKANLLKIEGGMLSDADFAKMHTWQDADDRKLLKGWVDCLKPHAVYFSAPLDLDLAMIAAFPDAYEAVIPKGGGPKMAVDKAAEVVLGTAGPGLALYTGPYKDYPDLLPAYRYHFITNSKPATHLAALTHIKTKALREDMPPLLSELLNHIAKCLRRD from the coding sequence GTGCGTCTAGAAAGCGTCACCCTGTCCGGCTTCCGCTGCTTCGGCCCCGACCCGATCACGGTGCCGATTGCCTCGGAGATCACCGCCGTCGTTGGTCCGAACGCGGCCGGCAAGACCGCGCTCCTCCACGCCTTGTCGAAGCTGTTCGGCGTCTCGCGCGCACAACGCACCGTGCAGCGGTCGGATTTTCATGTCGGAGCTGACGAGGACATCGATGACCGTGAGCCGAAGGACCTGTTCATTGACGTGTTGATCGGACTGCCCGAGCTGGCCGACGGCACCGCCACGCCCGAAACCATCGCACCGTCATTTCGGCACATGCAGCTCGAGCGTGCAGACAAAGCACCGGTCTGTCGCTTGCGGCTCGAAGCGCGTTGGGAGGACGACGGAACCGTCGAGGGCGAGGTGTCGCAGGAGCTGTTCTGGGTCGATACGCTCGACGACAATCCCCCGGACGACAAGCGCCACCCCGTCTCTGCGGCCGATCGCGGCCTCATCCAACTCTACTACACCCCGGCCAGTCGCGATGCCGCCGCTCAGATCCGCGCCACGACCGGAGCGCTCGCCGCGCGCCTGCTGCGCGCCATTGAATGGTCATCGGACACCGAGGACGCCGTAAAGGGCGCGAGCGAAGATCTGGCCACCGCGTTTGAGGGCGAGGCAGCAATCGCGGCGATCGCAAAGGCCCTACAGACACGCTGGTCGGACCTCCATGACGATGTCGTCGACACCAAGCCTCGGCTCAGCCTCGTTAGTCGTAGGTTTGAAGAAATCGTCAGCAAAATCGCGGTCATCTTCGACCAAGGCCCCGACGGCCAAGAACGCGGCCTGGACGCGCTGAGCGACGGCCAACAATCGCTCTTCTACTTCGCGCTGGCCGCGGCCGTTTTCGACCTTGAGCGCCAGGTCGTCGCGGGCAAGGTCGAAGGCTTTCTTGACGACCAGCTGCGTATCCCCGCACTCACGCTGTTCGCGCTGGAGGAGCCGGAAAACCACCTGTCGCCGTACTTCCTTGCCCGGATCATTCGTCAGGTCCGGTCGCTCACCGACGGCGGGGGCGCCCAGGCGATCGTCACCAGCCATTCCCCGGCGGTTCTGAGCCGGGTCAACCCGCGCGAGGTTCGCTACTGCCGCAGCGACCCGAAGACGCGCGTCTCGTCCGTCAAGAAGATCAAGATGCCGACGGGCATAGACGAGGCGGCCAAGTTCGTCCGTGGCGCCATGCTCGCCTACCCGGAACTCTACTTCGCACGCTTCGTCCTTCTCGTCGAAGGGGACTCGGAGCGGATCGTCCTCCCGCGTCTCGCCGAAGCGCTCGACCTCCTGATCGATCCTGCCTTCGTCGCGATCGTGCCGCTGGGCGGGCGCCATGTGCAGCATTTCTGGCGGTTGCTGACGCACCTTGGCATTCCACACGCGACTCTGCTCGATCTCGACCTCGGCCGTAGCGGCGGCGGCTTCGGCCGGGTGAAGACCGCGATCGAGAAACTTATCGAATTCGGCGTGCCGAAGGCTAACCTGCTCAAGATCGAAGGCGGCATGTTATCGGACGCCGATTTCGCCAAGATGCACACGTGGCAGGATGCCGATGACCGCAAGCTGCTCAAGGGATGGGTCGACTGCCTGAAGCCTCACGCCGTCTACTTCTCCGCGCCGCTCGACCTCGACCTGGCGATGATCGCGGCTTTTCCCGACGCCTATGAAGCAGTTATACCCAAGGGGGGCGGACCCAAGATGGCCGTCGATAAGGCAGCCGAAGTCGTCCTGGGCACAGCTGGACCAGGGCTCGCCCTCTACACCGGACCTTACAAGGACTACCCGGATCTGCTGCCCGCCTATCGCTACCACTTCATCACGAACAGCAAGCCGGCGACACATCTCGCGGCGCTCACCCACATCAAGACCAAGGCCTTGCGTGAGGACATGCCGCCGTTGCTTTCGGAACTTCTCAACCATATCGCCAAATGCCTGCGGCGAGACTGA
- a CDS encoding DUF3732 domain-containing protein yields MSLQIAKLILYSRRGEVREVVFRPGELNILTGGSKTGKSAIIDIIDYCTGRSECNVADGVIRKYVGWYALLFQIGDGQIFIARRNPDVGDRTNGDIYMDRGSSIETPSESALFKNTTVGAVEKFLGAAIGISENEHRPPTPTRDPLEANFRHALLLSFQDQNDIDSKQRLFHRQGEDFVSQAIKDTLPYFLGAVDEDRLFKQSQLDQAKRELRQLERQLRDADALDSSTYPRARALVDEAKQVGLIDERTVALTYEAVLAVLQRVVRDTGVRDNFMVGDGEDVLAGLRAERQGLRTELERVNAEIRSTRTFTSETSGYEREAKEQRARLSSVGLIKHGDHDSAHCPLCESQLPVPAPTVVQMQRSLQELSDQLEAVEAENPRLQLRLASLNREEADIEQRLRENQQQIAARMRENEILRVQQDSFILQARTTGKITQYVETASTADTSSGLKSAIAASRIRVAALERELDAEAMKEKLDAFLNIIGRYMTQYSDDLELEHRGSQLRLDIRALTVVADTLDGPVPLFRMGSGENWVGYHVLAHLALHKWFRQKKRPVPGFIIFDQPSQAHYPPDRDAEGSIDGLSDEDQTAVLQLFKLAADAAAELAPELQIIIMDHADLKPEWFATAVIERWRKGEKLIPASWLQ; encoded by the coding sequence GTGAGTCTGCAAATTGCCAAGCTCATTCTCTACAGTCGCCGGGGTGAAGTTCGCGAGGTCGTGTTCAGACCCGGCGAGCTAAATATACTGACCGGCGGCTCAAAAACCGGCAAGTCAGCGATAATCGACATCATCGATTACTGTACGGGCCGCAGCGAATGCAACGTCGCGGATGGCGTGATCCGCAAGTATGTCGGCTGGTATGCTTTGCTGTTTCAAATTGGCGACGGACAGATCTTCATCGCCCGTCGCAACCCCGATGTCGGCGATCGAACGAACGGCGATATCTACATGGACCGAGGGTCGAGCATCGAGACACCGTCGGAGTCCGCCCTGTTCAAAAACACGACGGTGGGCGCAGTAGAGAAGTTCCTCGGCGCCGCGATCGGCATCAGCGAGAACGAACATCGACCTCCGACCCCAACCCGCGACCCGCTGGAGGCAAACTTCCGGCACGCGCTGTTGCTCTCCTTCCAAGACCAGAACGACATCGACAGCAAACAGCGCCTGTTCCACCGGCAAGGCGAGGACTTCGTCAGTCAGGCCATCAAAGATACGTTGCCCTATTTCCTTGGGGCCGTGGATGAAGACCGCCTATTCAAGCAATCCCAGCTCGATCAGGCCAAACGCGAACTACGTCAGCTAGAACGCCAGCTCCGCGACGCGGACGCCCTTGATAGCAGCACGTACCCGCGTGCGCGCGCCCTTGTCGACGAAGCCAAACAGGTGGGACTTATCGACGAGCGGACTGTCGCGCTCACCTACGAGGCGGTCCTTGCGGTTCTTCAGCGCGTGGTGCGTGACACCGGCGTGCGCGACAATTTTATGGTGGGTGACGGCGAGGACGTGCTGGCTGGCCTACGCGCTGAACGCCAGGGTCTTCGAACCGAACTCGAGAGGGTCAACGCCGAGATTCGATCGACCCGGACGTTTACGTCGGAGACGAGTGGCTACGAACGTGAAGCAAAAGAGCAGCGAGCTCGCTTGAGCTCCGTCGGCCTGATCAAACATGGCGATCACGATTCCGCTCATTGCCCGCTGTGCGAAAGCCAGCTTCCCGTGCCGGCGCCGACCGTGGTGCAGATGCAGCGCTCGCTTCAGGAGCTCAGCGATCAACTCGAGGCGGTTGAGGCTGAGAACCCGCGGCTTCAGCTCAGATTGGCGTCGCTCAATCGCGAAGAGGCCGACATCGAGCAGCGTCTGCGGGAAAACCAGCAGCAGATTGCGGCGCGAATGAGGGAGAACGAGATCCTCCGCGTTCAACAGGACAGCTTCATTCTACAGGCGCGAACAACCGGAAAGATCACTCAGTATGTCGAGACCGCCAGCACCGCCGACACCAGCTCAGGGCTGAAATCGGCCATCGCGGCAAGCCGGATTCGGGTTGCGGCGCTGGAGCGGGAGCTCGACGCCGAAGCGATGAAGGAAAAGCTTGATGCCTTCTTGAACATTATCGGCCGCTACATGACCCAGTATTCTGACGATCTGGAACTGGAGCACCGAGGTAGCCAGCTAAGGCTCGACATCAGGGCCCTGACGGTCGTCGCTGATACTCTTGACGGTCCGGTCCCTTTGTTCCGGATGGGAAGCGGCGAGAATTGGGTCGGCTACCACGTCCTGGCACACCTGGCTCTCCATAAATGGTTTCGTCAAAAGAAGCGTCCCGTGCCGGGGTTCATCATTTTCGACCAGCCATCTCAAGCTCACTATCCACCGGACCGCGATGCGGAAGGTTCAATCGACGGGCTTTCCGACGAGGACCAGACCGCCGTGCTGCAGCTCTTCAAGCTGGCGGCCGATGCAGCGGCCGAACTCGCGCCGGAGCTGCAGATCATCATCATGGATCACGCAGACCTAAAGCCGGAGTGGTTCGCAACGGCGGTGATCGAGCGATGGAGGAAGGGCGAGAAGCTCATTCCCGCGAGCTGGTTACAGTGA
- a CDS encoding three component ABC system middle component, whose protein sequence is MQPWSNRVTEEAYLFNPAFCATLLAKTTEDYTKKAGRPFPFALTFLILPIVLHQGTRRALPSSTVTSLLPWIQDNREQLVDFANRVTRLSAITREAVVFGAQHQILALADSGDLSVGAKRQTATEKRTALFTAEARECVDRAGFLGRWFAAAGTTATIYAAWGVTP, encoded by the coding sequence ATGCAGCCCTGGTCGAACCGCGTCACCGAAGAAGCTTATCTGTTCAATCCGGCTTTCTGCGCCACTTTGCTGGCGAAGACGACTGAAGACTATACGAAGAAGGCGGGGCGGCCGTTCCCGTTTGCTCTCACCTTCCTTATTCTCCCGATCGTTCTGCACCAGGGCACGCGGCGAGCGTTGCCGAGCTCGACAGTGACCTCGCTTTTGCCTTGGATTCAGGACAACCGTGAGCAACTTGTCGACTTCGCGAACAGGGTGACGCGCCTGAGCGCGATCACCCGCGAAGCCGTTGTGTTCGGTGCTCAGCACCAGATCTTGGCGCTGGCGGACAGCGGCGACCTGAGCGTTGGGGCGAAGCGTCAAACCGCGACCGAGAAGCGGACCGCGCTGTTCACCGCAGAAGCCCGCGAGTGCGTCGACCGGGCAGGTTTCTTGGGACGATGGTTTGCCGCCGCGGGCACAACCGCAACAATCTACGCCGCGTGGGGGGTGACACCGTGA
- a CDS encoding ABC-three component system protein, producing the protein MKPASTHEASASATGYLFQCRYALLAGLQAIAKSPQLEISIEKFDDVGFEVNGEPTQLIQTKHHVGKLGNLTDASVDLWKTLLIWTKRVTEDVEAPFRIKFVLLTTGFAPDGSAAALLRMRERDESAADQLLLKTAASSKNKENAAAYQAYSALPEDLRQSMLKAILVLDGSPNIVDVGDEIARELVHAAPRDQVDHLVERLEGWWFGVVIKALSGAGPSAIPVLAIDQRVDELREEFRRDALPVDYASTYPSPTVVAELDKRPFVKQLRRIEVGPRRVEFAIRDYYRASEQRSRWAREELLVGGELENYERQLVEAWEPRHAALVDELGPGCPPTEKVAAGQLLYKWVENEAQFTLRSVRDRFLTHGSYHILSNRYAVGWHPEYQSDQDDPSDDGVG; encoded by the coding sequence ATGAAGCCAGCCAGCACGCACGAAGCCAGCGCTTCGGCGACTGGCTACCTTTTTCAATGCCGCTACGCCTTGCTCGCCGGTCTTCAGGCTATCGCCAAGTCGCCCCAACTGGAGATTTCGATCGAGAAGTTCGACGATGTGGGGTTCGAGGTCAACGGTGAGCCGACACAGCTTATCCAGACCAAGCACCATGTGGGCAAGCTGGGCAACCTGACGGATGCCAGCGTCGATCTGTGGAAAACGTTGCTCATCTGGACCAAGCGCGTGACGGAAGACGTCGAGGCGCCCTTCAGGATCAAGTTCGTCCTGTTGACGACAGGGTTCGCGCCAGATGGGTCAGCGGCGGCGCTCTTGCGCATGCGCGAACGGGATGAGTCGGCCGCTGATCAGCTGCTCCTGAAGACCGCTGCTTCATCCAAGAACAAGGAGAACGCTGCAGCCTATCAAGCCTACTCGGCGCTGCCGGAAGATTTGCGTCAAAGCATGCTGAAGGCGATCCTCGTTCTCGACGGCTCGCCCAACATCGTCGACGTCGGGGATGAGATCGCGCGCGAGCTCGTTCACGCCGCGCCGCGCGATCAGGTCGACCATCTGGTAGAGCGCCTTGAAGGATGGTGGTTCGGCGTGGTGATCAAGGCCCTCTCCGGAGCAGGCCCTTCGGCCATCCCCGTGCTCGCCATTGACCAGCGGGTCGATGAACTTCGGGAGGAGTTCAGGCGAGACGCCCTGCCGGTCGATTATGCGTCCACCTATCCGTCACCGACGGTCGTCGCCGAACTCGACAAGCGTCCTTTCGTGAAACAGTTGCGAAGGATCGAGGTCGGCCCGCGGCGCGTGGAGTTCGCGATTCGAGACTATTACCGAGCGTCCGAGCAGCGATCGCGCTGGGCGCGCGAAGAGCTTCTCGTAGGTGGCGAACTCGAGAACTATGAGCGGCAGCTCGTGGAAGCGTGGGAGCCGCGCCACGCCGCCTTGGTCGACGAACTCGGCCCGGGTTGCCCGCCCACCGAGAAGGTCGCCGCCGGGCAGCTGCTTTACAAATGGGTGGAGAACGAGGCCCAGTTTACATTGAGAAGCGTTCGGGACCGGTTCCTGACCCACGGCAGCTATCACATACTGTCGAATCGATACGCAGTCGGGTGGCATCCTGAATATCAGAGCGACCAGGATGACCCTTCCGATGACGGGGTGGGCTAA
- a CDS encoding Fic family protein, producing the protein MVDPEPNQRLGRFVETPVAGETVRAFVPPPLPPAPPIDVLTLLDRLSLAERALGRLDGITMLLPRQELFLYMYVRKEAVLSSQIEGTQSTLTDLLRFETEAQAGQPIDDIREVSNYVDAMMYGLERLEDLPLSLRLIREMHARLLQSGRGGTKSPGEFRRSQNWIGGSRPGNALFVPPPTTELDGCLDALERFMHEDESRLPALIKAGLLHVQFETIHPFLDGNGRIGRLLVTLYLCVHGVLRKPLLYLSLYLKTHRADYYRLLQEVREHGAWEAWLDFFLTGVADTANQAFDAATRIVELFKHDRERITGESERPGSALRIHDLLQQNPYLTANLLVERTGLSAPTVNAALADLERLGIVEEVTGRRRGRVFGYRRYLAILSEGTDPLPAA; encoded by the coding sequence ATGGTTGATCCCGAACCCAATCAGCGGCTGGGCCGCTTTGTCGAAACCCCCGTCGCCGGCGAGACGGTGCGTGCCTTCGTGCCGCCGCCGCTCCCCCCGGCGCCGCCGATCGACGTGCTCACGCTGCTGGACCGTTTGAGCCTAGCTGAACGCGCGCTGGGCCGCCTCGACGGCATAACCATGCTTTTGCCGCGCCAGGAGCTCTTCCTCTACATGTATGTGAGGAAGGAGGCCGTCCTCTCGTCCCAGATCGAGGGAACCCAATCCACCCTTACCGACCTCCTGCGCTTCGAGACCGAGGCGCAGGCCGGGCAGCCGATCGACGACATCCGCGAAGTCTCGAACTACGTCGACGCAATGATGTATGGCCTGGAGCGGCTTGAGGACTTGCCGCTGTCGCTCCGCCTGATCCGCGAAATGCACGCACGGCTTCTGCAAAGCGGGCGGGGCGGCACCAAGAGCCCGGGCGAATTCCGGCGCTCGCAGAACTGGATCGGCGGCAGCCGACCAGGCAACGCGCTTTTCGTCCCGCCTCCAACGACGGAGTTGGATGGCTGCCTCGACGCCCTTGAACGCTTCATGCACGAGGACGAGTCTCGACTGCCGGCGCTGATCAAGGCGGGCCTCCTGCACGTCCAGTTCGAGACGATCCATCCCTTCCTGGACGGCAATGGCCGTATCGGGCGTCTGCTGGTGACGCTTTACCTTTGCGTTCACGGCGTGCTGCGAAAGCCGCTGCTCTACCTGAGCCTCTATCTGAAGACCCATCGCGCCGACTATTATAGGCTGCTTCAGGAGGTGCGCGAACACGGGGCTTGGGAGGCTTGGCTGGACTTCTTCCTGACCGGCGTTGCGGATACGGCAAACCAAGCCTTCGACGCCGCGACCCGGATCGTCGAACTGTTCAAGCACGACCGCGAACGCATCACCGGCGAGAGCGAACGCCCTGGCTCCGCGCTGCGCATCCACGATCTCCTTCAGCAGAACCCCTATCTCACCGCAAACCTGCTGGTCGAGCGAACGGGCCTGTCCGCGCCCACCGTCAACGCCGCGCTTGCCGATCTTGAACGCCTCGGCATCGTCGAGGAGGTGACCGGCCGGCGGCGCGGTCGCGTCTTCGGCTATCGCCGCTATCTCGCAATCCTCAGCGAGGGCACCGATCCCCTGCCCGCAGCCTAA
- a CDS encoding thermonuclease family protein, producing MGDGDGLCVGDSPDPTTWIEVRLADFDAPELHAPIGARAKAALEDVALGRGAFCTAVRGRNGRVQVYDRVIAVCQISGRSIGTLLRQIGAPQGGR from the coding sequence GTGGGTGACGGCGACGGCCTGTGCGTCGGCGATTCCCCAGATCCGACGACTTGGATCGAGGTCCGCCTGGCGGATTTCGATGCGCCCGAGCTTCACGCCCCAATCGGAGCGCGTGCCAAGGCAGCACTGGAAGATGTCGCTCTCGGCCGCGGGGCCTTCTGCACCGCGGTGCGTGGCCGCAATGGCCGCGTGCAGGTCTATGACCGCGTCATCGCCGTCTGCCAGATCAGCGGACGATCGATCGGAACATTGTTGCGGCAGATCGGCGCGCCTCAGGGCGGCCGCTAG